Proteins co-encoded in one Bacillus sp. FSL H8-0547 genomic window:
- a CDS encoding ABC transporter ATP-binding protein, which translates to MSVLLEVKNLKTYFYKKKQAVPAVDGVDLKIHKGETVALVGESGSGKSITSLSIMGLVPSPGGKIVDGEILLNGKDLAKLSEKELCKVRGNDISMIFQEPMTSLNPVLTIGDQITEVLMYHQKLPKNQAVKKAIELLRLVGFSRADEIIHDYPHRLSGGMRQRVMIAIAMSCNPKLLIADEPTTALDVTIQAQILDLMKDVSQKFDTSILLITHDLGVVSEIAERVVVMYCGQVVEEASVEDLFDLPLHPYTQGLMASIPSIDGDIEKLNSIPGNVPTPDNLPAGCRFAPRCPKAFDKCFSALPELTQHSAHRSVRCFLYDDEEAAVQ; encoded by the coding sequence TTGTCAGTACTGTTGGAAGTTAAGAATCTGAAAACATATTTTTACAAAAAGAAGCAAGCTGTTCCTGCTGTGGACGGTGTTGACTTGAAGATACATAAAGGCGAGACGGTTGCACTTGTAGGGGAATCGGGATCGGGCAAAAGTATTACATCTCTTTCAATTATGGGGCTCGTACCAAGTCCCGGAGGAAAGATAGTAGATGGAGAGATTCTGCTTAACGGCAAGGATTTGGCCAAGCTTTCCGAAAAGGAATTGTGCAAGGTGCGGGGAAATGACATCTCAATGATTTTCCAGGAGCCGATGACCTCCCTGAATCCTGTTCTGACCATTGGCGACCAGATTACAGAAGTGCTGATGTATCATCAGAAGCTTCCTAAAAACCAGGCTGTCAAAAAAGCAATTGAGCTTTTAAGATTAGTAGGATTCAGCCGGGCGGATGAAATTATTCATGATTATCCGCACAGATTATCAGGCGGAATGCGCCAGCGTGTCATGATTGCGATTGCGATGAGCTGCAATCCGAAGCTCCTGATTGCGGATGAGCCGACAACGGCACTGGATGTTACCATTCAGGCACAGATTCTGGATCTGATGAAAGATGTCAGCCAGAAATTTGATACTAGTATTCTCTTAATCACGCATGATCTCGGCGTTGTATCCGAAATAGCCGAGAGAGTAGTAGTTATGTATTGCGGACAAGTCGTTGAAGAAGCGTCCGTAGAAGATTTGTTTGATCTACCGCTTCACCCTTATACACAGGGACTCATGGCTTCGATCCCTTCAATTGACGGTGATATTGAGAAGCTGAATTCAATTCCGGGCAACGTTCCTACACCGGATAATCTTCCTGCAGGCTGCAGGTTTGCACCAAGATGCCCAAAAGCATTTGATAAATGTTTCAGCGCTCTTCCTGAGTTGACGCAGCATTCAGCTCATCGCTCTGTCCGGTGCTTTTTATATGATGACGAGGAGGCTGCCGTTCAATGA
- a CDS encoding DUF2929 family protein → MRFFWTFFWTFLLIQMMVYVVASMTGVAYSFVTASILAVAVTVIILILGEVVPDKSAEGHH, encoded by the coding sequence TTGCGCTTTTTTTGGACTTTTTTCTGGACGTTTTTATTAATACAAATGATGGTATACGTTGTTGCTTCTATGACAGGTGTCGCCTATAGTTTTGTTACTGCTTCTATACTCGCTGTAGCTGTAACCGTTATCATCCTGATTTTGGGTGAAGTTGTTCCTGACAAATCGGCAGAGGGACATCATTAA
- a CDS encoding ComZ family protein, whose protein sequence is MSQDTKTLEFMQIAMKYLPEAKAKLDEAGIEIRAEHLQPMMELLTKVMNDAYELGKNEAGK, encoded by the coding sequence ATGAGCCAGGATACAAAAACGCTTGAATTTATGCAGATTGCCATGAAATATCTTCCCGAGGCAAAAGCAAAGCTCGATGAAGCAGGAATTGAAATCAGAGCTGAACACCTTCAGCCGATGATGGAGCTTTTAACGAAAGTCATGAACGATGCATACGAACTTGGAAAAAATGAAGCAGGTAAATAA
- a CDS encoding BMP family ABC transporter substrate-binding protein yields MLKKSILFAMCLFFLAGCGQPRQNELEKVGLLVPDTISDQVWGTKGYKGLLKIQSQYGAEVFYKEGMNNEDAVREAVNEMSGKGVNLIFGHGSEYEAYFEGLNEEFEDIRFVFFNGDADGENVTSLNFNANAMGFFGGMIAGEMTSTNKVGIVAAYEWQPEVDGFYEGAFYQNPDVEVKIQYVESWDDVRTALNYTDEMLAEGVDVVYPAGDGYNVPVIERMKEKGLYAIGYVSDQSDLGETTVLTSTIQHVDRLYELVAEKYQAGELAGGNLYFDFQDNVIEMGTYSPKVDKAFQEKVEQQIETYRQTDKLPNQL; encoded by the coding sequence ATGCTGAAGAAAAGTATTCTCTTCGCGATGTGCCTTTTTTTTCTGGCTGGATGCGGACAACCCCGTCAGAATGAGCTGGAAAAAGTAGGCTTGCTTGTACCTGATACGATCAGCGATCAGGTTTGGGGAACGAAAGGATACAAAGGGCTTTTGAAAATACAATCGCAATACGGGGCCGAAGTCTTCTATAAAGAAGGAATGAATAATGAAGATGCGGTGAGAGAAGCCGTCAATGAGATGAGCGGCAAAGGAGTCAATCTCATTTTTGGCCATGGAAGCGAATATGAAGCCTATTTTGAAGGGCTGAATGAAGAATTTGAAGATATCAGGTTTGTTTTTTTCAATGGTGATGCAGATGGAGAGAATGTGACGAGCCTCAACTTCAATGCGAATGCCATGGGGTTTTTTGGAGGCATGATCGCCGGGGAAATGACGAGTACCAACAAAGTGGGAATTGTTGCTGCGTATGAATGGCAGCCGGAAGTTGACGGTTTTTATGAAGGGGCTTTTTATCAAAACCCTGATGTTGAAGTGAAGATTCAATATGTCGAGAGCTGGGATGACGTGCGGACAGCTCTGAATTATACAGATGAAATGCTTGCCGAAGGCGTGGATGTTGTATATCCGGCAGGTGACGGCTATAATGTACCTGTAATCGAAAGAATGAAAGAAAAAGGCCTGTATGCCATCGGCTATGTGTCCGACCAGTCAGACCTTGGAGAAACTACCGTTCTGACCAGCACGATTCAGCATGTGGACAGGCTTTATGAGCTTGTCGCAGAGAAATACCAGGCCGGGGAACTGGCCGGCGGAAATCTCTATTTTGATTTTCAGGATAACGTGATTGAAATGGGTACATACAGTCCGAAAGTCGATAAAGCCTTTCAGGAGAAAGTAGAGCAGCAAATTGAAACCTACCGGCAAACAGACAAATTGCCAAATCAGCTGTAA
- the fabF gene encoding beta-ketoacyl-ACP synthase II, producing MTNRRVVVTGLGAITPIGSDAASTWDNAIKGVSGVGPLTRIDSADYPAKVAAEIKDFDVEKYMDKKDARKMDRFTQYAVAASFMAVKDAQLEITDEIAPRVGVWIGSGIGGMETFENQFETLLTKGARRVSPFFVPMMIPDMAAGQVSIALGAKGFNSCTVTACATGTNSIGDAFKVIQRGDSDVMITGGTEAPITRMAFAGFSASKALSTNQDPATASRPFDANRDGFVMGEGAGILVLEELQHALDRGAPIYAEIVGYGATGDAHHITAPAPGGEGGVRAMRMALENGGLSPEDVDYVNAHGTSTPYNDKFETLAIKEVFGEHAYKLAVSSTKSMTGHLLGAAGGVEAILSILAIKEGIIPPTINLHEKDPECDLDYVPNEARKTEVNVALSNSLGFGGHNATIIFKKYQ from the coding sequence ATGACAAACAGGCGAGTTGTTGTAACTGGACTTGGAGCCATTACTCCAATTGGAAGCGATGCAGCGTCCACTTGGGACAATGCAATTAAAGGGGTATCAGGTGTCGGCCCGCTGACGCGGATTGATTCTGCTGATTACCCTGCAAAAGTGGCAGCAGAAATCAAGGACTTTGATGTTGAGAAGTATATGGATAAAAAAGATGCAAGAAAGATGGACCGTTTCACGCAATATGCCGTAGCAGCGTCTTTTATGGCGGTTAAAGATGCACAGCTTGAAATTACAGATGAGATTGCACCTCGTGTTGGAGTATGGATCGGGTCAGGCATCGGCGGGATGGAAACCTTTGAAAATCAGTTTGAAACACTGCTGACAAAGGGTGCCAGACGCGTCAGCCCATTCTTTGTTCCAATGATGATCCCGGACATGGCAGCAGGACAGGTTTCGATTGCTTTAGGAGCAAAAGGATTTAACTCATGTACGGTAACAGCATGTGCTACAGGCACAAACTCAATTGGTGATGCATTTAAAGTTATTCAGCGCGGTGATTCAGATGTAATGATCACAGGCGGAACAGAAGCACCGATTACAAGAATGGCGTTTGCCGGCTTCAGCGCAAGCAAAGCGCTTTCCACAAATCAGGATCCGGCAACAGCAAGCAGACCGTTTGATGCCAACCGCGACGGATTTGTCATGGGAGAAGGAGCGGGAATTCTTGTTCTTGAAGAGCTTCAGCATGCACTCGACCGCGGAGCGCCGATTTATGCAGAAATCGTCGGCTACGGAGCAACTGGTGATGCCCACCATATCACAGCTCCTGCACCTGGAGGAGAAGGCGGCGTGCGCGCGATGAGAATGGCGCTTGAAAACGGCGGCCTGTCTCCCGAGGACGTTGACTACGTGAATGCCCATGGCACAAGCACTCCTTATAATGATAAATTTGAGACGCTTGCCATTAAAGAAGTATTCGGAGAGCACGCATACAAGCTTGCCGTTTCGTCCACAAAATCCATGACGGGGCACTTGCTTGGAGCAGCGGGCGGAGTTGAAGCGATTCTTTCCATCCTTGCCATCAAAGAAGGCATCATTCCGCCAACTATTAACCTTCATGAAAAGGACCCGGAATGTGACCTTGATTACGTTCCAAACGAGGCAAGAAAAACCGAAGTGAATGTTGCACTGAGCAATTCACTTGGGTTCGGCGGACATAACGCAACGATTATCTTTAAAAAATATCAATGA
- a CDS encoding undecaprenyl-diphosphate phosphatase, which yields MEDFYLILKYLLLGLFQGFTEPIPVSSSGHLVFAQHFLGLKIEGLSFELLVNAASLLAVLLIYREDLIRLTVNGASYAANRNPENKKDFQFILYLIIATIPAGVFGILFKDVLSSKDVRLAAGSLIVTGIALYLIRNLRGNKKDGDLTVKDAVIIGFAQAVALIPGISRSGATIVAAMALGTKQETALRFSFLLFIPVSAGGMILGISDLLADEHFKELIMPYAAGFAGSLIMSYFSLKWFMGIMEKGNLKYFAYYCFIVGPVILILTLFS from the coding sequence ATGGAAGACTTTTATTTAATACTGAAATATTTACTGCTGGGGCTGTTTCAAGGTTTTACAGAGCCAATCCCTGTATCATCCAGCGGACATCTGGTGTTCGCCCAGCACTTTCTTGGCTTGAAAATTGAAGGACTAAGCTTTGAACTCCTTGTCAACGCAGCCTCACTGCTTGCTGTTTTGCTTATCTACCGGGAGGATCTGATTCGGCTGACTGTAAATGGCGCAAGCTACGCAGCAAACAGAAATCCGGAGAATAAAAAAGATTTTCAATTTATTCTATATTTGATTATTGCTACCATCCCTGCCGGTGTTTTCGGAATTTTATTCAAGGATGTACTCTCAAGCAAAGATGTCAGGCTTGCTGCAGGATCCCTGATTGTAACGGGTATTGCCCTTTATTTAATCCGAAATCTGCGGGGCAATAAAAAAGACGGAGATTTGACAGTAAAGGATGCTGTTATAATCGGTTTTGCACAGGCTGTAGCCCTGATACCTGGAATCAGCCGTTCAGGAGCTACCATCGTAGCAGCCATGGCTCTCGGAACAAAACAGGAAACAGCTCTTAGATTTTCATTTCTTTTGTTTATACCTGTCAGTGCAGGCGGAATGATCCTTGGCATCAGCGATCTCTTGGCAGATGAACATTTTAAAGAGCTCATTATGCCATATGCAGCAGGCTTTGCAGGATCGCTCATCATGTCCTATTTTTCACTGAAGTGGTTTATGGGCATTATGGAAAAAGGAAATCTGAAATACTTTGCTTATTACTGCTTTATTGTAGGACCGGTTATTTTGATTTTGACTCTTTTTTCTTGA
- a CDS encoding dipeptide ABC transporter ATP-binding protein, producing MKVADAERKTAQLKNDETILQLIDVQKHFPIKSGILQKTAGYVKAVDGINLTVKKGETIGIVGESGCGKSTAGRTIIRLYEPTGGKILFDGQDITNLPESELRKTVRKNIQMVFQDPFASLNPRKTLGSIIKEPMNTHNLYRGKERTEKVEELLEKVGLNASFINRYPHEFSGGQRQRIGIARAIALNPQMVIADEAVSALDVSIQAQIINLLEDLQDEFNLTYMFISHDLSVVRHISDRVGVMYLGKMMELADKNSLYSEPLHPYTQALLSAVPVPRKAGMARRERIVLKGELPSPANPPQGCVFHTRCPAATSACREAVPQFKEVKKNHFVACHLY from the coding sequence ATGAAAGTTGCAGATGCAGAAAGAAAGACAGCGCAGCTGAAAAACGATGAAACCATTCTTCAGCTGATTGATGTACAGAAACATTTTCCGATCAAATCCGGAATTCTTCAGAAAACTGCAGGGTATGTAAAGGCCGTAGATGGAATCAACCTGACTGTTAAAAAGGGAGAAACCATCGGAATAGTAGGTGAATCAGGCTGCGGAAAATCTACTGCAGGGCGGACGATTATCCGTCTGTATGAGCCAACCGGCGGGAAAATTCTGTTCGACGGACAGGATATCACCAATTTACCCGAAAGCGAGCTCCGCAAAACCGTCCGGAAAAATATTCAGATGGTGTTTCAGGATCCGTTTGCTTCATTAAATCCGAGAAAAACATTAGGTTCCATCATTAAAGAACCGATGAATACCCATAATCTTTACAGAGGAAAAGAAAGAACCGAAAAAGTAGAAGAGCTGCTTGAAAAAGTAGGATTGAACGCTTCCTTCATCAACCGCTATCCTCACGAATTTTCAGGAGGGCAGCGCCAGAGAATCGGGATCGCGCGGGCAATCGCCCTGAATCCTCAGATGGTCATTGCAGATGAAGCTGTGTCGGCGCTTGATGTATCGATTCAGGCACAGATTATTAATCTATTAGAAGATCTGCAGGATGAGTTTAACCTGACCTATATGTTCATCTCGCATGACTTGAGTGTTGTAAGACACATAAGCGACCGTGTCGGAGTGATGTATCTCGGCAAAATGATGGAGCTTGCTGATAAAAACAGCCTCTACTCTGAGCCGCTGCATCCTTATACTCAAGCACTGCTTTCAGCCGTTCCGGTTCCTAGAAAAGCAGGTATGGCAAGACGGGAGCGCATCGTCCTGAAGGGAGAATTGCCGAGCCCGGCAAATCCTCCGCAAGGCTGCGTCTTCCATACAAGATGTCCGGCTGCTACAAGCGCCTGCCGCGAAGCCGTTCCTCAATTTAAAGAAGTAAAGAAAAATCACTTTGTTGCTTGCCATCTTTATTGA
- a CDS encoding peptide-binding protein: MKQRKGLFTLLSLLLVFSLFLAACNNGAGDKPASGSGGKEKPAEDAGEPQMGGDLVVGTIGGPTLFNPMYSTDASSSDIEGFIFDGLVSSDTEFNPTLHLAEKIDVSEDGLTYTVKIREDVKFHDGEQLTADDVVFTYGIPKSPDYVGERGSGFESLETVTKKGDFEVEFKLNKKDASFYPVSLSYGILPEHILGKVPVGELGENEFNTKSPIGTGPFKFVEWKDGEYVKVEKNKDYFLGEPYLDSITYKIVPDQDALLAQLQAGDVQFTEVPGTDIETVKSTFSGVKVESGLGLSYTYIGWNQKNDLFKDVKVRQALTMALDRDAMVSSVMNGDGEVAHVPESPLSFAYSDDVPKFNYDVEKAKSMLKEAGWEDTDGDGILDKDGKKFSFSLKTNQGNKIREDIAVVVQQQLKEIGIEVKPEIIEFSAFIEQVSAPNWDFDAMILGWSLSTFPDQYDIFHSSQIAEGLNMTDYTNKEADKLMEEAKQILDQDEYATKYADIYKLIAEDQPYTFLYYPNVHRVMPENLQGYEFNAKSEYYNVHKWWLKQ; the protein is encoded by the coding sequence GTGAAACAACGTAAAGGTTTATTTACACTGCTTAGCTTACTGCTTGTATTCTCGTTGTTCCTTGCTGCGTGCAACAACGGCGCGGGCGACAAACCTGCTTCAGGTTCTGGCGGCAAAGAAAAACCGGCTGAAGATGCCGGCGAACCGCAAATGGGCGGAGATTTGGTAGTTGGAACGATTGGCGGACCAACATTGTTTAACCCAATGTATTCTACAGATGCTTCAAGCTCTGATATCGAAGGCTTCATCTTTGACGGACTTGTGTCTTCTGACACTGAGTTCAACCCGACTTTGCACCTCGCTGAAAAAATCGACGTGTCTGAAGACGGTTTAACGTACACTGTAAAAATCAGAGAAGATGTTAAATTCCACGACGGCGAACAGCTTACTGCAGATGACGTAGTATTTACATACGGCATCCCTAAAAGCCCTGACTATGTCGGTGAGCGCGGATCTGGTTTTGAATCTTTAGAAACAGTAACTAAAAAAGGCGACTTTGAAGTAGAATTCAAGCTTAACAAGAAAGATGCTTCATTCTACCCTGTTTCTCTAAGCTACGGAATCCTTCCTGAGCATATCCTTGGAAAAGTTCCAGTTGGTGAGCTTGGCGAGAACGAATTCAACACAAAATCTCCAATCGGTACAGGCCCATTCAAATTTGTTGAGTGGAAAGACGGAGAATATGTAAAAGTTGAGAAGAACAAAGATTACTTCCTTGGCGAGCCATACCTTGATTCAATCACGTACAAAATCGTTCCTGACCAGGATGCGCTTCTTGCACAGCTTCAAGCTGGCGATGTTCAATTCACAGAAGTACCAGGTACTGACATTGAAACAGTAAAAAGCACGTTCAGCGGCGTAAAAGTTGAGTCTGGCTTAGGTCTTTCTTACACTTACATCGGCTGGAACCAAAAGAACGACCTTTTCAAAGATGTTAAAGTACGCCAGGCTCTAACAATGGCTCTTGACAGAGACGCTATGGTTTCATCTGTTATGAACGGCGACGGTGAAGTAGCTCACGTTCCTGAGAGCCCGCTTTCTTTCGCATACAGCGACGATGTGCCAAAGTTCAATTATGATGTTGAAAAAGCAAAATCTATGCTTAAAGAAGCAGGATGGGAAGATACTGACGGCGACGGCATTCTTGACAAAGACGGCAAGAAATTCTCATTCTCTCTAAAAACGAACCAAGGTAACAAAATCCGTGAAGATATCGCGGTTGTTGTACAGCAGCAATTAAAAGAAATCGGTATCGAAGTTAAGCCTGAGATCATCGAGTTCTCTGCTTTCATTGAGCAGGTTTCTGCACCAAACTGGGATTTCGATGCAATGATCTTAGGATGGAGCTTGTCTACTTTCCCTGATCAATATGACATCTTCCACTCAAGCCAAATTGCTGAAGGCTTAAACATGACTGATTACACAAACAAAGAAGCAGACAAGTTAATGGAAGAAGCGAAACAAATTCTTGATCAAGATGAGTATGCTACAAAGTATGCTGACATCTACAAGCTTATTGCTGAAGACCAGCCATACACATTCCTGTACTATCCAAACGTTCACCGCGTAATGCCTGAAAATCTTCAAGGCTACGAGTTTAACGCGAAGTCTGAATACTACAATGTCCACAAATGGTGGTTAAAACAGTAA
- a CDS encoding NAD(P)-dependent oxidoreductase, with product MKKAFIAGTLQFVGFSLCSRLLEEGVCVDGISNHYEDELEQRVAEEKLMMIGRNALFQSVDSVPDEKELDIIFCCIQDPADKESRIHENLLKECASLSLTHKIPLVLISSMEVYGENQLVIDKNTVPAPTTINGAAHLKQEQTLKKLFKQSDLLKIIRFPGLYGPWQPNSGSIHKRIVASLTGGSPVQDEKEERRDLLYIEDAVNALIELSKPETFTGDTIHLSSGKVNQWREAAVLLNEKKESGVACKVSEDIKYTVRSTVSLKDGLSAQTEWIRQNLYIFQSL from the coding sequence ATGAAAAAAGCGTTCATTGCGGGAACCCTGCAGTTTGTCGGTTTTTCCCTCTGCAGCAGGCTGCTTGAAGAGGGCGTATGTGTTGATGGCATCAGCAATCATTATGAGGATGAACTCGAACAGAGAGTCGCTGAAGAAAAGCTGATGATGATCGGGAGAAATGCTCTGTTTCAAAGCGTGGATTCGGTTCCGGATGAAAAAGAGCTTGATATTATTTTCTGCTGCATTCAGGATCCTGCCGACAAAGAAAGCAGGATTCATGAAAATCTTCTAAAAGAGTGTGCTTCTCTTTCACTTACTCACAAAATCCCTCTAGTATTAATTTCATCGATGGAAGTATACGGTGAGAATCAGCTTGTCATTGATAAAAACACAGTACCAGCTCCGACAACGATAAATGGAGCTGCTCATTTAAAGCAGGAACAGACATTGAAAAAGTTATTTAAACAGTCAGATCTGCTGAAAATCATCCGGTTTCCAGGTCTTTACGGTCCGTGGCAGCCCAATTCGGGCAGCATTCATAAACGCATTGTTGCTTCCTTAACCGGCGGGAGCCCTGTTCAGGATGAAAAAGAGGAAAGAAGAGACCTGCTTTACATTGAAGATGCCGTTAATGCCCTGATTGAGCTGTCTAAGCCTGAAACATTTACAGGAGATACCATTCATTTGTCTTCCGGTAAAGTAAATCAGTGGAGAGAGGCTGCAGTGCTTTTGAATGAAAAAAAGGAAAGCGGTGTCGCCTGCAAAGTTTCAGAGGACATAAAATATACCGTGCGCAGCACTGTTTCGCTAAAAGATGGATTAAGCGCCCAAACCGAGTGGATCAGACAAAACCTCTATATTTTTCAGTCCCTTTAG
- a CDS encoding beta-ketoacyl-ACP synthase III produces MSAGIIGIARYTPDRTVTNADLEKVMDTSDEWIRTRTGIEERRLAEDDMDTSDMAYYAAKKAIENAGLTAEDLDMILVATVTPDQPFPTVACMLQEKLGARKVAAMDLSAACAGFMYGLITAQQFIETGAYKNVLVVGVEKLSKITDWDDRNTAVLFGDGAGAAVVSSVSEGKGFLSFELGSDGSGGKHLYQDEKIVMNGREVFKFAVRQMGESSVNVIEKAGLKKEDVDFLIPHQANIRIMEAARERLELPVEKMSKTVHKYGNTSAASIPISLVEEIEAGTVKDGDVVVMVGFGGGLTWGAIAMRWGR; encoded by the coding sequence ATGAGTGCTGGAATTATTGGGATTGCACGGTATACTCCGGACCGTACTGTAACAAATGCTGATCTTGAGAAAGTGATGGATACATCCGATGAATGGATCCGCACACGGACAGGTATTGAAGAACGCCGTCTTGCAGAAGATGATATGGATACTTCCGATATGGCTTACTATGCAGCTAAGAAAGCGATTGAAAACGCTGGACTGACTGCAGAGGATTTGGATATGATTTTAGTGGCCACTGTGACCCCCGATCAGCCATTTCCTACGGTTGCATGCATGCTGCAGGAAAAACTCGGGGCAAGGAAAGTAGCTGCCATGGACTTGAGCGCGGCATGTGCTGGCTTTATGTACGGACTGATTACAGCTCAGCAGTTCATTGAAACGGGCGCTTATAAAAATGTGCTCGTTGTAGGTGTTGAAAAACTTTCAAAAATTACAGACTGGGATGACCGCAATACAGCCGTCCTTTTCGGAGATGGTGCCGGAGCGGCTGTTGTCAGCAGCGTATCAGAAGGAAAAGGATTTCTTTCTTTTGAACTTGGCTCAGACGGATCTGGCGGAAAACATTTATATCAGGATGAAAAAATTGTGATGAACGGCAGAGAAGTTTTTAAATTTGCCGTCAGGCAGATGGGTGAATCGAGTGTGAATGTCATTGAAAAAGCGGGCCTTAAAAAAGAGGATGTTGACTTCTTAATTCCGCATCAGGCAAACATTCGGATCATGGAAGCAGCGAGAGAGCGTCTTGAGCTTCCAGTTGAAAAAATGTCAAAAACGGTTCATAAATATGGAAACACCTCAGCAGCATCCATTCCGATTTCACTTGTCGAGGAAATTGAGGCAGGGACGGTTAAGGACGGAGACGTTGTGGTCATGGTAGGTTTTGGCGGCGGATTAACCTGGGGCGCCATTGCTATGCGCTGGGGCAGATAA
- a CDS encoding DUF2268 domain-containing protein has product MTVIKTNEWLGESSDHLKICGRLKPYFHKSSIREISGYLHSYGMYKGEETGRLLFADLKKNKVWDIVRADEALLKKEWSGPDVPVFILPADVANRKMRDEFGGKSGLAFHNKLFLFLSDNSKKEIQTILTHEYHHVCRLAKDPKKERDYTLMDAVILEGMAENAVRVRMGEEYAGSWTKRYSKDQVQSFYEKILKPNLELKSDSRKFTQIMFGTGFYPKMLGYAAGYQIVKDYMEKTKINMTDLFFVSSDEIVNKSFIKPK; this is encoded by the coding sequence ATGACAGTAATCAAGACGAATGAGTGGCTCGGGGAATCAAGCGATCATCTTAAGATTTGCGGTCGGCTGAAGCCGTACTTTCATAAAAGCAGCATAAGAGAAATCAGCGGTTATTTGCATTCTTATGGTATGTACAAAGGGGAAGAAACGGGTCGCCTGCTGTTTGCAGATTTGAAGAAAAACAAGGTGTGGGACATTGTGAGGGCGGATGAAGCCTTGCTCAAAAAGGAATGGTCAGGTCCGGATGTGCCCGTCTTCATTCTGCCTGCTGATGTGGCCAACAGGAAAATGCGCGATGAATTTGGAGGGAAATCAGGTCTTGCCTTTCATAATAAACTCTTTCTGTTTCTGTCGGATAACAGCAAAAAAGAAATTCAGACGATCCTGACTCATGAATATCATCATGTCTGCAGGCTTGCAAAAGACCCGAAAAAGGAAAGGGACTATACGCTGATGGATGCGGTCATTCTTGAGGGCATGGCAGAGAATGCAGTCAGGGTGAGAATGGGGGAAGAGTATGCAGGATCCTGGACAAAGCGCTATTCGAAGGATCAGGTTCAGTCTTTTTATGAGAAAATCTTAAAACCGAATCTTGAGCTGAAAAGCGATTCCAGAAAGTTCACCCAAATCATGTTCGGAACAGGCTTTTATCCAAAGATGCTAGGATATGCCGCAGGCTATCAGATCGTGAAGGATTACATGGAAAAGACAAAAATAAACATGACAGATCTCTTTTTTGTTTCGTCAGACGAAATAGTTAATAAGTCATTCATTAAACCCAAGTAA
- a CDS encoding YjzC family protein has translation MGQQHRFKSGQKAPNNGVYVEIGETGSMVKNPRKIKLQAGDHFPETSNDDREWTYQRKP, from the coding sequence TTGGGGCAGCAGCACCGCTTTAAATCTGGCCAAAAAGCACCTAATAACGGTGTGTATGTAGAAATTGGGGAGACAGGTTCAATGGTTAAAAATCCCCGTAAAATAAAGCTTCAGGCAGGAGACCATTTTCCGGAAACGTCAAATGACGACCGTGAATGGACGTACCAGCGCAAACCTTGA